A genomic window from Pseudocitrobacter corydidari includes:
- the rstB gene encoding two-component system sensor histidine kinase RstB, whose product MKKLFVQFYLLLFVCFLVMTMLVGLVYKFTAERAGRQSLDDLMKSSLYLMRSELREIPPRDWSKTLKELDLNLSFDLRIEPLNKFHLAEVSMKHLREGDIVALDDQYTFIQRIPRSHYVLAVGPVPYLYFLHEMRLFDVALMAFIAISLAFPVFIWMRPHWQDMLRLESAAQRFGEGHLGERIHFDSMSSFERLGVAFNQMADNINALIASKKQLIDGIAHELRTPLVRLRYRLEMSENLSAAESQALNRDIGQLEALIEELLTYARLDRPQTELSLTTPNLSVWIASHVEDVQAVTPERTLSLKQLMPGDYGALDMRLMERVLDNLVNNALRYSQKQIQISLTLDGSRACLRVEDDGPGIAPSERERVFEPFVRLDPSRDRATGGCGLGLAIVHSIAVAMGGEVRCDSSELGGANFSLHWPVYHHITFPPAA is encoded by the coding sequence GTGAAAAAACTGTTCGTGCAGTTTTACCTGCTACTGTTTGTCTGCTTTCTGGTGATGACCATGCTGGTTGGGCTGGTTTATAAATTCACTGCGGAACGTGCAGGCCGACAGTCGCTGGACGATTTAATGAAAAGCTCGCTTTATCTGATGCGTAGCGAACTGCGCGAAATCCCGCCGCGTGACTGGAGCAAAACGTTAAAAGAGCTGGATCTTAACCTCTCATTTGATTTGCGCATTGAACCACTGAATAAATTCCACCTCGCCGAAGTGTCGATGAAACACCTGCGTGAAGGCGATATCGTCGCGCTCGACGATCAGTACACCTTCATTCAACGTATTCCTCGCAGCCATTATGTGTTGGCGGTCGGCCCGGTGCCCTATCTCTATTTTCTGCATGAGATGCGCCTGTTCGATGTGGCGCTGATGGCATTTATCGCCATTTCACTGGCCTTTCCGGTGTTCATCTGGATGCGCCCACACTGGCAGGACATGCTGCGCCTCGAGAGTGCCGCGCAACGTTTTGGCGAGGGCCATCTTGGCGAGCGCATCCATTTCGACAGTATGTCGAGCTTTGAGCGCTTAGGCGTGGCCTTTAACCAGATGGCCGATAATATCAACGCGCTGATTGCCAGTAAGAAACAGCTTATCGACGGGATCGCCCACGAATTGCGTACGCCGCTGGTGCGGCTGCGTTATCGTCTGGAGATGAGCGAAAACCTCAGCGCGGCGGAATCCCAGGCGCTGAACCGCGATATTGGCCAACTGGAAGCGCTGATTGAGGAGCTGCTGACTTACGCCCGTCTCGACCGCCCGCAGACCGAGCTGTCGCTCACCACGCCTAATCTCTCCGTTTGGATTGCATCGCATGTTGAAGATGTTCAGGCCGTCACGCCCGAGCGTACGCTATCGCTGAAGCAACTGATGCCCGGCGACTATGGCGCGCTGGATATGCGCCTGATGGAGCGCGTGCTGGATAATCTTGTCAACAATGCCCTGCGTTATAGCCAGAAGCAGATTCAAATTAGCCTGACGCTTGACGGCAGCCGCGCCTGTTTACGCGTAGAGGATGATGGCCCCGGCATCGCACCGTCTGAACGCGAACGGGTTTTCGAGCCGTTTGTGCGCCTCGACCCCAGCCGCGATCGTGCCACCGGAGGCTGCGGTTTAGGTCTGGCAATCGTGCACTCCATCGCGGTAGCGATGGGTGGAGAAGTCCGCTGCGACAGCAGCGAACTGGGCGGCGCAAACTTCAGCCTTCATTGGCCCGTTTATCATCACATCACCTTTCCCCCCGCTGCCTGA
- the rstA gene encoding two-component system response regulator RstA, producing the protein MNKIVFVEDDPDVGALIAAYLAKHDMDVVVEPRGDTAEAAIAREQPDLVLLDIMLPGKDGMTLCRDLRGQFLGPIVLLTSLDSDMNHILALEMGASDYILKTTPPAVLLARVRLHLRQHAPSSAGIAPQPAMTAHKAIRFGTLFIDPVNRQVELSGESIALSTADFDLLWELATHAGQIMDRDALLKNLRGVSYDGMDRSVDVAISRLRKKLLDSATEPYRIKTVRNKGYLFAPHAWDN; encoded by the coding sequence ATGAACAAGATCGTTTTCGTAGAGGATGATCCAGACGTTGGCGCACTGATCGCCGCGTATCTGGCAAAGCACGATATGGATGTTGTGGTCGAACCGCGCGGCGATACTGCCGAAGCGGCCATTGCCCGAGAGCAACCCGATCTCGTTCTGCTGGATATCATGCTACCCGGTAAAGATGGCATGACCCTGTGCCGCGATCTGCGCGGTCAGTTCCTGGGCCCAATCGTTTTGCTCACCTCGCTCGACAGCGATATGAACCACATTCTGGCGCTTGAAATGGGTGCCAGTGATTACATCCTGAAAACCACCCCGCCCGCCGTTTTACTTGCTCGCGTACGTCTGCATCTGCGCCAGCATGCCCCTTCCTCCGCTGGAATTGCCCCACAACCCGCCATGACAGCGCATAAAGCGATTCGCTTCGGCACGCTGTTCATTGACCCGGTTAACCGGCAGGTCGAACTGAGCGGCGAATCTATTGCTCTTTCTACCGCCGATTTTGACCTGCTGTGGGAGCTTGCAACCCATGCGGGGCAAATTATGGACCGCGACGCGCTGCTGAAAAACCTGCGCGGCGTCAGCTACGATGGCATGGACCGCAGCGTTGACGTAGCGATTTCACGGCTGCGCAAAAAGTTGCTGGATAGCGCGACAGAGCCTTATCGGATTAAAACAGTCCGCAATAAAGGCTATTTGTTTGCACCACATGCCTGGGATAACTGA
- a CDS encoding GlpM family protein, producing MALLIKALLGALVVLLIGILAKTKNYYIAGLIPLFPTFAMIAHYIVATERGTEALRATIVFGMWSIIPYFIYLLSLWYFTGFLRLPLALAGAVACWSLSAWLLILVWSRFH from the coding sequence ATGGCACTGCTGATTAAGGCGCTATTGGGTGCGCTGGTGGTCTTGCTGATAGGGATTTTGGCAAAAACAAAAAATTACTACATTGCCGGGTTAATCCCGCTGTTTCCTACCTTTGCGATGATTGCACACTACATTGTCGCCACCGAGCGTGGTACGGAAGCGCTGCGTGCCACCATCGTTTTCGGCATGTGGTCAATCATCCCTTACTTTATCTATTTGCTGTCGCTGTGGTATTTCACCGGTTTTCTGCGACTGCCCCTGGCGCTGGCCGGGGCGGTGGCGTGCTGGAGCCTGAGCGCCTGGCTATTAATTCTGGTCTGGAGCCGCTTCCATTAA